One genomic segment of Chelonia mydas isolate rCheMyd1 chromosome 1, rCheMyd1.pri.v2, whole genome shotgun sequence includes these proteins:
- the LOC102944759 gene encoding prolactin — protein MGAARQGKQRTPARRQAAPQRCPRSSGLVLSHPLFAGYAWLCALLWLLGKPPGAASVAICARQGDSGCRFLSVSDLFDRVIQHSDRLHSLSTALYLDLEKNFLPNGNELGKWTGKCHTSRMLTPNGKEYVQKIPREELTHLILRLLQAWKEPLSHFDQNIGHHQELSSDSLSKAKQISSMVHELKTGMEKVTEKMQSMGIISNSLNGMGSSEAAGLSISNEANLMSDYEFIHCFRRDSNKVQSYLKILKCRIWPGNSC, from the exons ATGGGCGCCGCGCGCCAAGGTAAGCAGCGGACCCCGGCCCGGCGCCAGGCGGCGCCACAGCGGTGCCCGCGGAGCAGCGGGCTGGTCTTGAGCCATCCGCTCTTCGCAGGTTACGCCTGGCTGTGCgccctgctctggctgctggggaagccgCCAGGAGCCGCTTCCGTGGCAATTTGCGCCCGGCAGGGAGACTCGGGCTGCCGCTTCTTGTCCGTGTCTGATCTTTTCGACCGGGTGATCCAGCACTCGGACAGGCTACACAGCCTCTCCACGGCGCTCTACTTGGACTTG gaaaaaaactttctaCCCAATGGAAACGAGTTGGGCAAATGGACAGGTAAATGCCACACCTCAAGGATGCTAACGCCTAATGGCAAGGAGTATGTCCAAAAAATACCG AGAGAAGAACTAACTCACTTGATACTGAGACTCTTGCAAGCCTGGAAGGAACCACTTTCCCACTTTGACCAGAATATTGGTCATCATCAAGAATTATCTAGTGACAGCctgagcaaagcaaagcaaatcaGCAGTATGGTGCATGAGTTGAAGACAGGAATGGAGAAAGTAACAGAGAAG ATGCAGTCAATGGGGATCATCAGCAATTCATTGAATGGAATGGGATCATCAGAAGCAGCTGGTTTATCCATTAGTAATGAAGCAAATTTGATGAGTGACTATGAGTTTATTCACTGCTTCAGGAGAGACTCCAATAAAGTACAAAGCTACTTAAAAATCCTTAAATGTAGGATTTGGCCAGGAAATAGTTGTTGA